The Mesorhizobium opportunistum WSM2075 DNA window AGATTTTCGCCAGCTCCACCATGCGGGTCAGCATGGCATTGTCGCGCCAGGCGTCCGGCTCCTGCTTCAGCCTATCGACGAGCTTGCCGAGTTCGGCCGCCTTGCCCAGCACGTCCTCGGCGGAAAGCACCTTGAACTCGACCTGGCTGATCGACAGCAGGTCCTCGATGTCGTTGACCTTGGGAACGGTATCCTCGATCTCGCCGTAGATGACATCCTTGATGGTCAGCGCGTCGATGGCGCGCTGGTTCTTGGACATGAACTCGAACATCAGCTGCGAGGTGTTGGAGAAGGCGGTGTGCACCACCGGCAAGTCGATCTGCGACGGCGTCAGGATGATGAAGCGGCGGTTGACCTCGTTGGGATCGAGATAATCAGGGTCGCCGCATTCATCGGCGATCTCGGGCGAGAAGCCGGTGCGGTCGATCTGGAAGCTCGCAAGCTTGGTCGGCTTGAGGCCGAAGGCCGCCAGCGCCTTGTTGTAGCGCTGGACGAGATGCGGCTCGTCGACGGTGAGCAGTCGGCCATAGATGAGTTCGTTGTCGCGCAGAAGGTCGGGTTTTTTGGCGCTCATTTTGCCTTCTCCCCGTTCACGGGGAGAAGGTGCCCGAAGGGCGGATGAGGGGCGCGAGCCTTCCTTCTCCCCTTGTGGGAGAAGGTGGATCGGCGCGCAGCGCCGAGACGGTTGAGGGGTGGGTGACGGATCGCCGTCCTTGCCAAGCTGGAACACCCCGTCGCCTTCGGCGACACCTTCTCCCACAAGGGGAGAAGGAAATGCCGGCGCACGTCACGCATTCCACAGTCCCTTCTTCTTCATCTCCTCCATCTCACGCCCCGCCCTCTCGCGCAGCCTTGCGTCGCGCAGCAGCTTCTCCACGGCGGCATCATCGGACTTGTCGGAATAGCGGAATTCCGAGTCGGCGTAGCGGTTGATCTCCTGCATGACCATGTTCATCGAGAACGGCCCGCGCAGTTCCTCGATCATGGCTTTCTTGTCGTCGTAGGCCTTGTGCATGAACGCTTCCGGCTTCTCGAACCAGTCGTCGGGAAGCTCGATGTCCATGGCGCGCATCTTGATGGCGTCGGTGACGTTCTTGATCGCGCGGCCGGTGAAGCGCGGCTCGGCATCCTTGATCAGGTGCAGGTAGGTGCCGATGTCGGCCATGGTCTTGGGCGCGCCATTCTCCTTCATGTAGCGCTCGTAGACCTTCATCAGGCCGTCCTCCTGCGGCTTCTCGTGCTCCTCGTAGGCCTCGGTCACGGCGCGCTGGATTTCCTGCGCGGCGTAGAGTTCGTGGTCACCGAGCGGGATCTTGTGGTTCTTGCCGGCGAGCAGCACGAAGATGTCGATGTAGTCGTCGCGGCTCTGCGGCCCGTCGACCAGCCAGCGGGCGCCGGCGCGCTGGCGCAGCGCATCGTCGACATTTTCGGGATAGTTGGAAAACATGCCGAACGAGCAGTTGCCGCGCACCACGGTGGCGGCACCGGCGAACGCGTCCATCAAGACGCCGGTGATCTCCTGCTGGCCGGCGGAGGCGCGGTCGTCGGAGCGTTTGGCGGCCACCTGGTCGATGTCGTCGATGGTGCCGAAGCCAATGACGCGCGGGTTCAGCACATTGTTGATGAACTGGCGGCAGTTCTGGCCCGACTTGCCCTGATAGGACGAGATCTGGTCGACGCCGAAATTCTCGTAGGCGAAGGGATAGCCCGCGACCTGGCAGTAGCCGTTGACCAGACCGGCGATCATCTGGATCAGCGTCGTCTTGCCGGTGCCGGGCGCGCCGTCGCCGATGAAGGTGAACAGGAAGCCGCCGAGTTCGACGAACGGGTTCAGCTCGCGCTCGAAATCGTAGGCCATCAGCATCTTGGCGAGCTTGACCGATTGGTATTTGGCGATGTGGTTGCCGACGACCTCTTCGGGCGTCTTGAAGGTCATCACCAGCGGCTTGGAGCGCTTGCCGGGGGCGAC harbors:
- a CDS encoding AAA family ATPase, with amino-acid sequence MDTGLTTIPEAAIEKHRATAQSFITRIVVLEDPSRESGTALAGTNRRFVSTVSVGSVRRTREVELSKTVGAVHPDDQLLTIPQHTLLFRARRGTAIALAISDVFAEGSDLESLQAKNTRAPLEGDEASAFKKLLSASAYISAFSLASYLFQLIDSDGEAPNDIPEPDFLFDTPQDAVKSILAGLDKAISGASDDADLMTRARAFARVAIDGLLARKGRFDGIGPFENAHIRIDADDFTLDGFDVAPGKRSKPLVMTFKTPEEVVGNHIAKYQSVKLAKMLMAYDFERELNPFVELGGFLFTFIGDGAPGTGKTTLIQMIAGLVNGYCQVAGYPFAYENFGVDQISSYQGKSGQNCRQFINNVLNPRVIGFGTIDDIDQVAAKRSDDRASAGQQEITGVLMDAFAGAATVVRGNCSFGMFSNYPENVDDALRQRAGARWLVDGPQSRDDYIDIFVLLAGKNHKIPLGDHELYAAQEIQRAVTEAYEEHEKPQEDGLMKVYERYMKENGAPKTMADIGTYLHLIKDAEPRFTGRAIKNVTDAIKMRAMDIELPDDWFEKPEAFMHKAYDDKKAMIEELRGPFSMNMVMQEINRYADSEFRYSDKSDDAAVEKLLRDARLRERAGREMEEMKKKGLWNA